In a genomic window of Cyanobacteriota bacterium:
- the glnA gene encoding type I glutamate--ammonia ligase: protein MDRKINTREDVIKLCNANDVRFIRLQFCDIHGLVKNISVPIGQLEKALDNKVMLDGSSIRGFRTIETSDMYFYPDIRTFRVLPWRPREGAVARIICDIYNPDGTPFDGCPRNNLKRVLKKTEELGYKFNVGPECEFFLFDTDAEGFPTNKLTDQGGYYDVEPTDLGADVRRTIIDTIEELGCEVEASHHEVAPSQHEINFKYADALATADNVITFKWATKSIAHEYGLYATFMPKPIVGINGSGMHCNMSLSDLKGNNVFFDESKADGLSDTMKYFIAGLLKHVKSFCAVSNPLVNSYKRLVPGYEAPVYIAWSKLNRSALIRIPATRGAGTRAELRCPDPAANPYLAFAAMLEAGLDGVKNKLQPPAEVNENIYELEMDTMKERNIHALPGNLDEALKYMEESDLVRQALGDHTYNHYIETKYKEYQSYRAHVSQWETDHYLHAF from the coding sequence ATGGATAGAAAAATTAATACTAGAGAAGATGTCATTAAGCTATGTAACGCTAATGACGTCAGGTTTATTCGTTTACAGTTCTGTGATATTCACGGATTGGTGAAGAATATTTCTGTGCCAATTGGGCAATTAGAGAAAGCACTTGATAACAAAGTTATGCTTGATGGTTCTTCCATAAGAGGATTTAGAACTATTGAAACTTCTGATATGTACTTTTATCCAGATATTCGTACGTTTAGGGTGCTCCCTTGGAGACCGCGTGAAGGTGCTGTAGCAAGAATCATTTGTGATATTTACAATCCTGATGGCACCCCGTTTGATGGTTGTCCAAGAAATAACCTCAAACGTGTTTTGAAAAAAACAGAGGAACTCGGTTATAAATTCAATGTAGGACCAGAATGTGAATTCTTCCTTTTTGATACTGATGCAGAAGGTTTTCCGACAAATAAGCTAACTGATCAAGGTGGTTACTATGACGTTGAACCAACTGATCTTGGTGCTGATGTGCGTAGAACTATCATCGATACTATCGAAGAGCTTGGTTGTGAGGTTGAAGCTTCACACCATGAAGTGGCGCCTTCTCAGCATGAGATCAACTTTAAATACGCAGATGCGCTTGCAACTGCTGATAATGTGATTACATTCAAATGGGCAACTAAGTCTATTGCTCATGAATACGGACTCTATGCGACCTTTATGCCAAAACCAATTGTTGGCATCAACGGTAGCGGGATGCATTGCAATATGTCGTTGAGCGATCTAAAGGGCAACAATGTTTTCTTTGATGAAAGCAAAGCTGATGGTCTTTCTGACACCATGAAATACTTTATTGCTGGCTTGTTGAAACACGTCAAATCTTTCTGTGCAGTTTCCAATCCATTAGTTAATAGTTACAAGAGATTAGTACCTGGATATGAAGCACCTGTCTATATTGCTTGGTCTAAGCTGAATAGATCTGCTTTGATTAGAATCCCTGCAACGAGAGGAGCTGGTACTAGAGCTGAGCTTAGATGTCCAGACCCGGCAGCCAATCCTTACTTAGCTTTTGCAGCAATGCTTGAAGCTGGTTTAGATGGAGTGAAGAATAAATTACAGCCACCAGCAGAGGTTAATGAAAATATTTATGAGCTTGAAATGGATACAATGAAAGAACGTAATATTCATGCCTTACCTGGTAACTTAGATGAAGCTCTAAAGTATATGGAAGAGTCTGATCTGGTACGCCAAGCTCTTGGTGATCATACTTACAATCATTATATTGAGACTAAGTATAAGGAATATCAAAGCTATCGTGCGCATGTGTCACAGTGGGAGACGGATCACTACCTCCACGCTTTTTAG